From Symphalangus syndactylus isolate Jambi chromosome 5, NHGRI_mSymSyn1-v2.1_pri, whole genome shotgun sequence:
GTTGATGATAACTGAAGCTAGATAATAGACCCGTGGTGATTCATTACATTATTCTCTCCTTTTATGTATATTGGAATTTTTcaccataaaattttaaaaattaaacattgatGTATTTTAGCTATAATTTAGGTCTGAAATGGGCTTTGCAATTCAAAACACTTGTAAATGTATCAGGACAGTAAAGATTCCTATCTTTTTATTGCTATATAATTCACCTACCACAAAATCAtgctttaaaaaagtatataatttggtggtttttattatattcacaagATTATGCAGCCATCAGCAGTATCAAACTCCATATCACTTCCCAAAAAACCCACACTGATTATCAGTCATTGCCCCTCCTTCCCTattcccagtccctggcaacatTGTGACATGTGTAACTACCTTATTTCTCTttgtggttgaataatattccactctaCGGatttactacattttgtttatccattcattacttgatgaatatttgggttgtttgtACTTTTTTGACTATGTATTCATTAcctgttaaaatttaaatatgtaagaAAAGACCTACGGTTTTTGTGTTTTAGGTGGGGGGAAatgattctgtttttattctcAAAACCGTTTTTGAAAAACTTTACTGCTAATAGATTATAAGGTTTTGGAACATACACTGTACAGtttcattaaaagtaaaattcttgTGTCATTCAAGTagaaattgtttgtattttagatAGCATTTGGTCAGCCAGGCTTGGACATTCAGAGCAGAAGTATGGAATACGTACAGCGGCAAATATCCAAGGAATGTGGAAGCCTAAAGTCCCAAAATAGGGTAAGTAATGTTAGTTTATCTTGTGATATGGAATTTAACTAATTAATGTATAGGTAAAGTTTTCCAGTCTTTCTAATTCTCCATATAGTTGAATTGTACTAGAAAACTTTTCATTGTATGAATTTGCTGCCTATGTGCTTATAAATGCTGTTAGTTAAAAACTCTCCAAACTTCTCATTTGAGTCTAAAAGATTGCCAGAGCTGCATTTATTAGATAGGACCAATAAGAATTATATATTGTTAATTAAATGAACTGTATCTGTCACCCCACCTTTAGCTCAGACCTAGAATTTTTTTAGCCCTAATTCCATGTATCTAGGAAGTAGAAGTTTGCCCCAAACTGAGTCAGATGCTTACTTGTAGTAGACTGGTCACTATGTCCAGGGACTGGAGCTAAAGATACAAATTTATCTACTTAGAAGCCTGCATTTATGGATGATGGAAGGGGTCAAAAGACTTAATTTTGTTCTTTGGCCTCAAAGAACCAACCCTCCCAGAAGGGTTGTGGAAGTAGGGGTATTTTAGGTCATTTTTCAGAGACTTTTTGTGTACCCAAGCTATACACATGTATGTCTTTGTATTAATTTGCTGGAACTCCCACAACAAAATATTACAGACTAGgtagcttcaacaacagaaatttattttctcacaattcttatAAGTTCAAGGTCAAGGTTATTGGCagctttggtttcttctgaggcctttcttcttggcttgcaggtAGCTGCCTTTTCACTTTgccctcacatggtctttcctctgccCATACATCCCTGGTGTCTTtctctgtgtgtccaaatttcctcatAAAGAAAACGGTCAGATTGGATTAAAGTCTCTCTTAAGGGCCACATTTTAACTTAGTCACCTCTTAaaaggctctatctccaaatacagtcacattactggaggttagggcttcagcatatgaatttgaagAGGACATAAGTCAGACCATAACATTTtgtccttctcacatgcaaaatacattcatccTTATCCCAACAGCCCCAAAGACATAACCCATTCCAGCATCAACTCTTaagtcccaaatctcatctaaatAACATCTTCAATCAAGTGTGGGTAAGATGAGGTACATATATCTTGAGGCAAAATTCGTCTTCCGCTATGAACCCGTGAAATTTGTAATTTCTTGGTACAAATACCACGATAGGATAGGTTACAGAATACCATGATAGGAAAGGTATAGGATAGGCATTCCTATTGAAAAAGTGAAATTGAAAGGAAGAAAGGTGTCATGGGTCCCAAGCAATTCCAAAACCTTACAATAATTCCATTagatatttaaactttttaaaatattttaagattttttgaaaaagattttaGGATTAAGAATAATCCTCTTTGTTTTAATGTTCTGCTCTCTGGGCCCACTGGGATGGTAGCCCCACCCCCTCAGCCATAGGTGTCAGTATTGCCCCCAGGGCTCTGGGCTGCTACAGCCTGGCCCACTGACACGGACTAATTGACCCCACCCTTTGGAACTGAGGAGAAAACAGCCTGCCTTTAGGctcattcttcccttttcttgaAAGATAAGTCATATTTCACATTACTCCCTTGGCCCATCCTGTAGAATTCCAGAAGTCCAACAGTCTTCCTTCATTTTGTCCTGACTCTGTCCCCTTCAATCCAGATTGACAGCATTTCATTTTACCATATGATTGTCCAACTCTACCCTAGCTATTCTTTCCATAACATGctttctcattttattgcaaATGGATAGACATGGAACATATCAAATCTTCATGTACTATTCCTTTTTGCTTAACAGTTTCTTCTTtcaattcttctctctcctctcgaattttactataagcagcaaGGAAAAACTAGACTACAccttcaacactttgcttagaaatATCTGCTAAATACTTAGGTTAATCACTCACAAGTTCTACTTTCCAAAAAACACAAGAACACAATTTAGCCAAGTTCTTTGTCGCTATATAACACAGGTTGCCTTCCTTCCAGTGTCCAAAACAtgttcttcatttccatctgagatcttACCAGAAGCACTTTTTAAAGTCCATATTTAGAAGCAACAGTCTCCTCAAGGCTCTTTCTAACATGCATCTCAAAATACTTTCCACCTCTACCCATTCCCCAGTTCTAAaaccacttccacatttttaggtgttTGTTAGAGTGACACCCCACTTTGACTAATACTGACACTAAAATcagtattagtcagggttttccagagaagTAGAACCAAcagtatggatggatggatggatggatggatggatggatggatggatggatggacagacggatggacagatggataggaaagttttattttaaggaaatggCTCATGCAATAGTAGAGGTACAgatccaaaatctgcagggtaggcTGTCTGGAGACCCAAGAAATAGTTgtagtctgagtccaaaggcacCCTgctggcagaatttcttcttgctCAGGGGGAGCTCAGTCTTAGTTCTAGTAAAGCCTTCAACTGATTTTATGAGGTCCACCTATATCACAGAAGGTACTGTGCTTTCCTCATAGTCCACCAATTGAAATGTTGATCTCATCCCAAAAACGTATCATAGAAATGTCCAGAATATTTCAACAAATATCTGGACGCTGGCCCCACCAAGGTGACACAtagaattaaccatcacagccctCACTCCagtttttatctgtttcttttttaggtCCCTTTGAAATCAATCAGACATGTCAGCTTTCAAGATGAGGATGAGATTGTCAGAATAAACCCTCGAGATATCTTAATACGTCGCTATGCAGACTACAGACATCCTGACATGTGGAAAAATGACTTGGAAAGAGATGATGCTGATTCCAGTATTCAGTTTTCTAAACCAGACAGTAAAAAATCAGACTATCTGTACTCTTGTGGGGATGAGACTAAGTTAAGTTCACCCAAAGACTCTGTGGTATTTAAGACACAGCCTTCctcattaaaaattaagaagtcaAAACGAAGAAAAGAGGATGGTGAACGTTCTCGCTGTGTATACTGCCAGGAAAGGTTTAATCATGAAGAAAATGTCAGGGGAAAATGTCAGGATGCTCCAGACCCTATTAAAAGATGCATATATCAAGTTAGTTGCATGCTCTGTGCAGAGAGCATGTTGTATCATTGTATGTCAGACTCGGAGGGAGATTTTTCTGATCCCTGTTCGTGTGACACTAGCGACGACAAGTTCTGCTTGCGATGGTTAGCCCTGGTAGCTTTGTCTTTCATTGTACCATGTATGTGCTGCTACGTCCCTTTGAGAATGTGCCATCGCTGTGGTGAGGCATGTGGTTGCTGTGGTGGGAAACATAAAGCTGCTGGATGAAATGGTCCAGTGCCAAAATGAGCTTAAAATCTTTGTTTCCAGGAATTAGCTAACTTGGATTTGTGGAAGCTTTTGGCAAGCAATATGGAATCTTGCCTGGTATCATTGGGGCCACACATGGAGGAAGCAGAACTCATCAGTTCTTGGCGTTTCACGCCATGCCTAACTTTTCCCTTGAGTGCATGGCATGTTTTGTTACAGGTTGTAGAGTATTTGCAGAAGGAAACCATTTCTGGTTATTTGGCTATAAAACGTCAGCATAAAATATGATCCAACTAAAAGGGattaatttttggcatttttgtatatttatgcaTTAGGTGATGGGACTTTTAAAGGTTTGAATTTATTAGGacatgaactaaaaataaaagtgcacTAGGGGACAGTTGATTTCAATCTAAGAAAAGTTAACACTTGGGAATTACAAGAAGTAAAACAAGTGCAACTAAATCATTTATTAGTTGTTTTTTGAAAGCAGTTTTATGTAtaaataacaaatgtttatatttaactAAATGTAAGGTACGAATTATTACATATTAaacttttcttccccttcctagTTCTgaagtagatatatatatatatatatatctactgtCACATtccatatattttgaatatttaactCATCTAGTTAATAATGTTTTTATTCCATGTGAATGATTTGATATTTTCATCCTTATTTCTCTTTGGCTACAATTTATATTGAGTTATGTCTGTACATTCTGGTAATCTAAAATCCTTAAAAATACTCTAATAGCCTTGAgtgaccaacttttttttttaaagcacagatGTAATTGTCTAATGTTCTGATGGGAACGTAacacttatttttatataaaaagagaCTGAGTAAACAAACATTATAGAAAAAAAGTGaagttttttagttgttttttgtgGTATTCAACCAGCAAGTTGTTTTCTTTCAGAGTTTCCtccttcaaaaaattatattgcattTACAAATGTTTTACAAGGCAGAAAGTTTGACTGGATAATTAGTGTAAAAGCTTCGTCTTGAGATCTTCATGTATCATTCTGCTAAACCAGAATATGTTCAGCTGTGTTACTAATTTTTCAGCTTAATCCTCAGTGCTTATTATTTACATAACAATAACTTTTTAtcagttacattttatttttatttaaactggccaaaagcaaaattattttatgttaaaatgtgTGCTAAACTATCCCAGGAAAGTATTTAATCCAACATTGTAAATGAAGTATCTTgtacatataaatttatttcttttgcagaGCATTATATTACTGGATGTTTAATTTACAAAATAGTTGGATAAATGTTCCAACAAACTTTAAAGTACcttgaagtcaaattgtctgtttttgtttttttgtttttgttgttgttttcttaagTGTTACATTAAAACTCTAACCAAGGAAAGGGTTCTTTAAGAACATTCCCTTAGAGGGATAAAGTTGAGAAGTGTgccttttttttaatggcttgAAGTTTCAGaggtgataaaaattaaaatcacactaCCATTTGAAGCTCATTTTCTATGCAGGTTTTTAAACGTCATTTATGtatcattctttttatatatcaCATTTAAGCTTGtgttagcttttttcttttgcccCAGATCAAACTGAACAATGTATATAACACTATCTGtctgtaaaatactttttttaagaaagcatttatatttatatgacagCTTGAACTGACAACATTGTGTATATAGATCATCTTGAAGTATTATTTCacattgaaaagaagaaaatatattgataACTATAGATGTTATGAAGAAGAGGGTATTTCTAGTTTTGTACTAAAAGTCAATTGGATGAACTAAATCCAAAACATGACACTGTAGCAGCAGTTTTAAGTCttatttttactgtttatatATTTGAATGCTGCTACAACAGATGATCTTCATCCCTGAAGTTTTCAGCTAAACTTGGTTTCCTAGAATAGACTGTtaactttcaaaatttttattggtGAAATGGAAATACTGTTTTTCCTTGTGAATGAATTTTCATATTTGTAAGTGCTAAGATTATAATTCAGGTTTGATCAAGGTGTGAATAACTGAAGAAAATAACTTGCTGGCTATATAGGAAAATGCTGTGGAAATGAACTGTGTATATACTTCTGGGAGGAACAAATTTAATCATTTCTTCTGTTAAGCACTAATCAGTATAGTGCAACTCCTGGTTCTGTACTGTATTTTATATGCAACATAtatgctttaatattttaatgtttgtgcattaatattttcaatttgtttaACCACTTTGCTGCTAAGATTTTGCCATCCCATTCCCATTTTTTCCTTTACAATTTTAAACAAGTTTCTTCATTAAAAACTATGGTGAtgaaatggtttttattttaccttgGATCTTTGTAGTTAACATACCCAGTTTCTAAATCAGTCTACAAGACTAACTGATGATATAATGTTCTCTGAATCCCTAaatggaaattttcttttgagtaaATTAGAATTCCTTTGTGAAAGCAAATGGGTAGTTTAAATCACTGATTCTTAAACGTGTATAGGCAACTTCAGGAACATTTTCTCATTCTCTGTACAGACTCGGCACTGCCAATTGGCTTTTCCTCTAaaactttcctttgtttttatctgatataagcaGATGGCTCAAGACAACTGCTTGAGTAATAGTATTGAAAATGGAATCATCTAGATGGTATGACAAGCAAGACTGGTCTGATGAACTTGTTTTGTTCAGAATTGataattcttaaatatttctctTGACTTGAAAAGGGACATCATTTGATTTCTGAAGAAGTATGTTGTGTGGAGCTTCAGCACCACCTACTGGATGATTTCCAGGCCAGAGACATGAGATGGCAATAGGGATCTGACAGGGTTCATCACTACTACCATTAAAGGGCTATTTATGTGGTGACCACCTCTACCAGGGAAACCAGGAATAAGAACTATCTCAAAGGAATTGTAAATGTGTCTTGTTGGCTTGCTGAAAGATTTTAAGCACTTTTTTCTTACATatcctgttttaaaatatttgttgatattTGGGACTGGCAGTCAAACTTAATGGATGTACTGAGGCATTTATAGAACCAGTTGCTTTAACTCTCAAAAGCCATTAccaaaatggtatttttttcctccttccgcCAGTCagggagaatttttaaaaataatacccaaaacatgaaaaaacatAATCACACCTGTATTTTATCATGACAACTTCagagagtgtgtgtatgtttctttcttttttttttgaggtggagtttcactcttgttggccaggctggagtgcaatggtgcgatctcagctcactgcaacctccgcctcctgggttcaagcgattctcctgcctcagcctcccaagtagctgagattacaggcgcccaccaccatgcccagctaagtttttgtattttagtagagacggggtttcaccgtgttgaccaggctggtctcgaactcctgaccttaggtgatccacccacctcagcctcccaaagtgctgggattacaggcatgagccactgcgcccagccatgtgtATGTTTCTGAAATGATGATGGGGTGGGGTTAAAATCTAAAGGGAAAAACTTGAAACTACCTATTTTCATTGGTTATTCAGCAGTGCCTAAAATGAGCTTTTGAAGTAATGTAAATGCACTTTCAATTCATGTGTATAGTGCCATCTGATATCTTGGGTaagtcttgctttttcttttctttttcctctcccctgcccccttAATTAAATGGCACAGAAATGTTTCTTAATATGCATGTTAGTCTCCAGAGTACAGGAAATGTGCTTTCCTCTAAATGGTCAGTGTAAAGAATTTTAAGGATATTTCTTGTGTTGAAATTTACATTCGATTTTATGATTACACTTGGAAATATGTGTTAAATTGGGTTTTTAATTGTAGCCCAAAGGTGCATTAAGCAAGTGTTACATTTTTTCCACATAAAACTTAGAAAACTTTAGTTACCTGAAAAGCAAGGATTCTTTACTAATTATGTTCATTCTTGATTTGACTTCCATGATCACATTTCAAAGTGTAAGAGGAAGCACTAGAAACTGGCATTATTGTTGCACTAAAAAAGTCTATAAATCATGATAATAGCACCATGAGGTGTTTTGTAATGAGACAAACATAAAGAATGaatttatttaagaaagaaacacaACCTGAGATGATTTatataaaccaaaagaaaaaaaaaaggctttaaggTATTAGGTACTGTTTGCCTAGCAGCCAGGTGGTTATAAAACGTTCATATGCTTTGGTACACTgataaatgttagccattattcCTGAAAGCTTCTTAAATTGCATCAGTGATTAGTTTTGGAATTTTTCAAGAATAAACTAGTTGAAAAGtctttgtattaaaaatacacataggTTTTTGTGAACATTTCCAGTGTGTAGTGTCGTTTGCTTTCTATTTCTGACCTAAAAAGTGCCTCACTTGTATATTATTTCCATTAAAAGCTTGACTGCATTCTTTCTAATGAACAATGAAAAACTGTTAAACTCATGTCATAATGTGTCTCCTCAGATATAGTTAACTAGCTTGATAGTTTTGAGTATAGAatgtaaataatacattataaGTTTGTAACCATTTCTGTTACATCATACCCATGTAATTGGACATACCAGATGATTATCATAAGATTttgttttaatggtttttttcccTCCTGGAATTACGTGATTAAACCTATCATGAATTATAAAAGGACTTTTTCTTATTCTCCTAGAGCTTATCAAATTATCACATAAGAGATAATTACTGGAGGAGAAAGTAAAAATGGAAGCTTTTGATAATTAGCTCTGTTCTTTAAAAGTATACTTTTAAACTGAAAGTTCACATGTAGTTCATCTTAATAACATATTTATTCATCCTTAAttgtattcagattttttttaagtctctaacCTAATAATGTTATATTTATTGGTTTGGTAACATGTTGCAGCTAAGCTAATGACCTTAAGTGGCAAATGTTTAACCCAGAactactgatttttttatattcaaGTCAGTTTCATCGTTTTACTTAACTTGCAATATAAACAAGAAATAACGAATAATCTAAATGAAAGGTTATTAGGACAGTAATCAAAAATTATAGTGTATCTCAACACTAGAATAAGTTGGTTTACTATATTATAGTTTATTTGAAAAATCAAGGAGTAACTGTATCTTTACCATTAATTATGAAATGTAGTCTCATGTGCTTATTTACAGGTTTTTCAGAATTTGCTTTACATTCTTCACCTCAAGTTAATACCCACAAGTAAGTAGAATAGCTTTTATAACAAGGAAATTGAAACTAGGGTTCTAGCTTGGCTATCAATATAAGTGTCACGCACATAGTGCTCCTTAAAGAAAAAGACATCGACATCAATGGTATGAAAGCTGTAGTCACTCTTTAAATTGAACTGCTCTAAGATTTGCAGTTTTAGTGAGATCTGAAATGATGGTTcaaaaaaatacattcataataaAAGTCTAACAAAATCGCAGTCGAAATAGTGtttcttttgtcttcatttttgttacataatatattttatacatgatTACTTTTAATCCTCAAGTAACCTTGTAAGGATTATCTTCCTTATTTTTCTAAGGAAGAGATTTGGGCATCAAAAGGTCAAAATACCAGATTACATAGAGGCACTAGGTCTGAAACAAATTGTCTGACTCCAAAAGCATAGGCTTTTCTTCCtgatgcagtttcagctttctgttaCAGGAGTTACAGATATACTTCATAAAATAATCATTCTGTTAAAATgaaattctatttattattttaagctggagtaattttgtttcataaaggaataatttcttaatttctactCTCCCTTGTGCATTTCTGGCCCCCCTGTCTCACTAAGTTGTGGTATGTGATCCACAGTATGGCAtgggaattttttaaattggagaaTAATTGTGATAATgctccaagatatgccagttgTGAGCTGATCCAATGGGAAGCACTAAAAACATACATAGTTCAGTTTGTGGAATTGTTCATTTTGCTCAATTGGTGATATTTCATTGGAGGGATTCATTTTCACCAAAGCAACAATACTCCTTGAGGCAGTAGGAAACAATGCTCTAAAATGAGCTGTGTATACAGTACTCTTCGACCTGCCactccccccctccccctctccaaaTGATGAGCCATTCATCTGTCAGTTATTCCACAGAGCCTCTTTTGGGAACCAAAGTTGCGTTTATTGTCaggactacttttttttttttttttttttttggagacacagtgtcgctctgtgcccaggctggagtgcagtgagcaaTCACATTACACTGCaaacttgacctcccaggctcaacctacctttccacctcagcctgccaagtagctgggaccacaacaattgccatcacacccagctaatttttttctttttttgtagagacaaggtgttGCTGTGTTACCCgagctagtttcgaactcctgggctcaagcaatccttctacttcgacctccccaaagtgctgagatgactggcatgagccaccgcacccggctgggaCTACTACTTAAACATGTTTCAGACAATGAGATTAGtattctctcttctctcaaaATTAC
This genomic window contains:
- the SPRED1 gene encoding sprouty-related, EVH1 domain-containing protein 1, whose translation is MSEETATSDNDNSYARVRAVVMTRDDSSGGWLPLGGSGLSSVTVFKVPHQEENGCADFFIRGERLRDKMVVLECMLKKDLIYNKVTPTFHHWKIDDKKFGLTFQSPADARAFDRGIRRAIEDISQGCPESKNEAEGADDLQANEEDSSSSLVKDHLFQQETVVTSEPYRSSNIRPSPFEDLNARRVYMQSQANQIAFGQPGLDIQSRSMEYVQRQISKECGSLKSQNRVPLKSIRHVSFQDEDEIVRINPRDILIRRYADYRHPDMWKNDLERDDADSSIQFSKPDSKKSDYLYSCGDETKLSSPKDSVVFKTQPSSLKIKKSKRRKEDGERSRCVYCQERFNHEENVRGKCQDAPDPIKRCIYQVSCMLCAESMLYHCMSDSEGDFSDPCSCDTSDDKFCLRWLALVALSFIVPCMCCYVPLRMCHRCGEACGCCGGKHKAAG